A part of Streptomyces sp. NBC_01497 genomic DNA contains:
- a CDS encoding alpha/beta fold hydrolase → MTGAPHESLPQPLPPAGDAVPAGTVPGGAAHPALAVVRAPAQVTSAVLVLHGGRAVDPSPARARHLASLRMRPFLRALARGLPPDGVLLGRVRYRRRGWNEDAADPLRDTLAALDELVRRHGHDVRVVLVGHSMGGRAALRAAGHPAVHAVVALAPWCPPGEPVRQLAGVKVLFAHGDQDRVTDPAASLGMALKARADGGETAALVLDGAGHAMLARASVWHRTTTGTVRGLLGLAPLPDVVRAAFGAPAALHL, encoded by the coding sequence ATGACCGGCGCACCGCACGAGTCCCTCCCGCAGCCGCTGCCCCCGGCCGGTGATGCCGTGCCCGCGGGGACCGTCCCGGGCGGCGCCGCGCACCCGGCGCTCGCCGTGGTCCGCGCCCCCGCCCAGGTCACCTCGGCCGTGCTCGTCCTGCACGGCGGGCGGGCCGTCGACCCTTCACCGGCCCGGGCCCGGCACCTGGCATCGCTGCGGATGCGTCCGTTCCTCCGCGCCCTCGCGCGCGGGCTCCCGCCGGACGGCGTCCTGCTGGGCCGTGTCCGCTACCGCCGCCGCGGCTGGAACGAGGACGCGGCCGACCCGCTGCGGGACACCCTCGCCGCGCTCGACGAACTCGTCCGGCGCCACGGCCACGACGTGCGGGTGGTCCTGGTCGGTCACTCCATGGGCGGCCGGGCGGCGCTGCGGGCCGCCGGGCATCCGGCCGTGCACGCGGTCGTCGCACTGGCACCCTGGTGCCCGCCGGGTGAACCCGTACGCCAACTGGCCGGTGTGAAGGTCCTGTTCGCGCACGGCGACCAGGACCGCGTCACCGATCCGGCGGCAAGCCTCGGCATGGCCCTGAAGGCCCGCGCGGACGGCGGCGAGACCGCCGCACTGGTGCTCGACGGCGCCGGTCACGCGATGCTCGCCCGGGCCTCTGTCTGGCACCGGACGACGACCGGCACGGTCCGGGGCCTGCTCGGCCTCGCGCCGCTGCCGGACGTGGTGCGGGCGGCGTTCGGCGCGCCCGCCGCACTCCACCTGTGA
- a CDS encoding DEAD/DEAH box helicase has protein sequence MSVSSTEHPVMPENDSPEAVGQPDAATLTGAADTTAAIAEDTLTADELDAVADDIDADGDIDADAAPEATFGELGLPESIVRKLAQNGVSVPFPIQIATIPDALAGKDILGRGRTGSGKTLSFGLPLLATLSSGRTEKKKPRGVILTPTRELAMQVADALQPYGDVLGLKMKVVCGGTSMGNQIYALERGVDVLVATPGRLRDLINRGACSMEQIQVAVIDEADQMSDLGFLPEVTELLDLVPSGGQRMLFSATMENEINTLVKRYLTNPVSHEVDSAQGNVTTMSHHVLVVKPKDKAPVTAAIAARKGRTIIFVRTQLGADRIAEQLRDSGVKADALHGGMTQGARTRTLADFKDGYVNALVATDVAARGIHVDGIDLVLNVDPAGDHKDYLHRSGRTARAGKSGVVVSLALPHQRRQIFRLMEDAGVDASRHMVGGAGAFDPEVAEITGARSLTEVQADSANNSAKQAEREVADLTKQLERAQRRAAELREEAGRLVARAARERGDDPEAAVAEVAAEAERAVEEAAAKAAAAEAEQQRQRRDERGNFERRDDRGGFRRDDRGGDRGGFNRDRRDDRGGERGGDRGGFRRDDRGGDRGGFNRDRRDDRGGERGGDRGGFQRRDDRGGDRGGDRGGFQRRDDRGGDRGGDRGGFQRRDDRGGERRDDRGGDRGGRTGDRPFNRDHRSGSDRPFNRDRQGDRPASGGYRGGSSDRPTGRRDEHRGGTGTGTSTGSFGRRDDKPRWKRNG, from the coding sequence ATGTCCGTTTCCAGTACTGAGCACCCCGTCATGCCCGAGAACGACTCCCCCGAGGCGGTCGGGCAGCCCGACGCCGCGACGCTCACCGGCGCCGCCGACACCACGGCCGCGATCGCCGAGGACACCCTGACCGCCGACGAGCTCGACGCCGTCGCGGACGACATCGACGCGGACGGCGACATCGACGCCGACGCGGCCCCCGAGGCCACCTTCGGCGAGCTCGGCCTGCCCGAGTCCATCGTGCGCAAGCTGGCGCAGAACGGCGTCTCGGTCCCGTTCCCGATCCAGATCGCGACCATCCCGGACGCCCTGGCCGGCAAGGACATCCTCGGCCGTGGCCGTACCGGCTCCGGCAAGACGCTCTCCTTCGGCCTCCCGCTGCTCGCCACGCTGTCCAGTGGCCGCACGGAGAAGAAGAAGCCGCGCGGTGTCATCCTCACCCCGACCCGCGAGCTCGCGATGCAGGTCGCGGACGCCCTCCAGCCGTACGGCGACGTGCTCGGCCTCAAGATGAAGGTCGTCTGCGGCGGTACGTCCATGGGCAACCAGATCTACGCGCTGGAGCGCGGCGTCGACGTCCTCGTCGCCACCCCCGGCCGACTGCGCGACCTCATCAACCGCGGCGCCTGCTCCATGGAGCAGATCCAGGTCGCGGTCATCGACGAGGCCGACCAGATGTCGGACCTGGGCTTCCTGCCCGAGGTCACCGAACTGCTCGACCTGGTGCCCTCGGGCGGCCAGCGGATGCTGTTCTCCGCGACCATGGAGAACGAGATCAACACGCTGGTCAAGCGCTACCTGACCAACCCGGTCAGCCACGAGGTGGACAGCGCCCAGGGCAACGTCACGACGATGTCCCACCACGTGCTCGTGGTGAAGCCCAAAGACAAGGCGCCCGTCACGGCCGCCATCGCCGCCCGCAAGGGCCGCACGATCATCTTCGTACGGACCCAGCTCGGCGCCGACCGGATCGCGGAGCAGCTGCGCGACTCCGGCGTGAAGGCGGACGCGCTGCACGGCGGCATGACGCAGGGCGCCAGGACGCGCACGCTGGCCGACTTCAAGGACGGCTACGTCAACGCTCTCGTCGCGACCGACGTCGCCGCGCGCGGCATCCACGTCGACGGCATCGACCTGGTGCTGAACGTGGACCCGGCCGGTGACCACAAGGACTACCTGCACCGCTCGGGCCGCACGGCCCGCGCCGGCAAGTCCGGTGTCGTCGTCTCCCTCGCGCTGCCGCACCAGCGCCGCCAGATCTTCCGGCTGATGGAGGACGCGGGCGTCGACGCCTCCCGCCACATGGTGGGCGGCGCGGGCGCGTTCGACCCGGAGGTCGCCGAGATCACCGGCGCCCGTTCGCTCACCGAGGTGCAGGCCGACTCCGCGAACAACTCGGCCAAGCAGGCCGAGCGCGAGGTCGCCGACCTGACGAAGCAGCTGGAGCGCGCGCAGCGCCGCGCCGCCGAGCTGCGCGAGGAGGCGGGCCGCCTGGTGGCGCGCGCCGCCCGTGAGCGCGGGGACGACCCGGAGGCAGCGGTCGCCGAGGTGGCGGCCGAGGCCGAGCGCGCGGTCGAGGAGGCGGCGGCGAAGGCCGCCGCGGCCGAGGCCGAGCAGCAGCGTCAGCGGCGCGACGAGCGCGGCAACTTCGAGCGTCGCGACGACCGCGGCGGTTTCCGCCGTGACGACCGTGGTGGCGACCGTGGCGGCTTCAACCGCGACCGTCGTGACGACCGCGGTGGCGAGCGTGGCGGTGACCGCGGTGGTTTCCGCCGCGATGACCGTGGTGGCGACCGTGGCGGCTTCAACCGCGACCGTCGTGACGACCGCGGTGGCGAGCGTGGTGGGGACCGTGGTGGCTTCCAGCGTCGCGATGACCGTGGCGGCGACCGCGGTGGTGACCGTGGTGGTTTCCAGCGCCGTGATGACCGTGGCGGCGACCGCGGTGGCGACCGTGGTGGTTTCCAGCGTCGTGACGACCGTGGCGGCGAGCGCCGTGACGACCGTGGCGGCGACCGGGGTGGCCGTACCGGCGACCGTCCGTTCAACCGGGACCACCGCAGCGGCAGCGACCGTCCGTTCAACCGCGACCGGCAGGGTGACCGTCCGGCGAGCGGTGGCTACCGCGGCGGCTCCTCGGACCGCCCCACCGGTCGGCGTGACGAGCACCGCGGTGGCACCGGCACCGGCACGAGCACCGGTTCGTTCGGCCGCCGTGACGACAAGCCGCGCTGGAAGCGCAACGGCTGA
- a CDS encoding maltokinase N-terminal cap-like domain-containing protein: protein MSVIHRTTLEPTKIELLTDWLPGRSWYLGGADGPLLDRAGGYRLDDPEGAVGIEFMVVTDVSGPLPVAYQMPFTYRAAPLEGAEHALVGTTEHGVLGRRWVYDGAHDPVLVGQLYALLRGTAKAQAQQQSDTLDPTVVVERVDSPLPPATLGTAPVTAADGPQGAEVRVPAGDGELALRIHRLLRPHPAEADAPADARAADAATGTILARVTTGWSVPGGTTVRGPFATVLRP from the coding sequence ATGTCCGTGATCCACCGCACGACGCTGGAGCCGACGAAGATCGAACTGCTCACCGACTGGCTGCCGGGGCGCTCCTGGTACCTCGGCGGCGCGGACGGTCCCCTCCTGGACCGCGCGGGCGGCTACCGTCTCGACGACCCGGAGGGCGCGGTGGGCATCGAGTTCATGGTGGTCACCGACGTGTCCGGACCGCTGCCCGTCGCCTACCAGATGCCGTTCACCTACCGCGCCGCACCGCTCGAAGGGGCCGAGCACGCCCTCGTCGGCACCACCGAGCACGGCGTGCTCGGCCGGCGCTGGGTGTACGACGGTGCCCACGACCCCGTGCTGGTCGGCCAGTTGTACGCGCTGCTGCGCGGCACGGCGAAGGCGCAAGCCCAGCAACAGAGCGACACCCTCGACCCGACCGTCGTCGTCGAGCGCGTGGACTCCCCCCTGCCCCCCGCGACGCTCGGAACGGCGCCGGTGACCGCGGCCGACGGGCCGCAGGGCGCCGAGGTGCGCGTACCGGCCGGGGACGGGGAGCTGGCTCTGCGCATCCACCGCCTCCTGCGGCCGCACCCGGCCGAGGCGGACGCGCCGGCGGACGCCCGGGCCGCCGACGCGGCGACCGGCACCATCCTCGCCCGCGTCACGACGGGCTGGAGCGTTCCCGGCGGCACGACGGTGCGCGGTCCCTTCGCCACCGTCCTGCGCCCCTGA
- a CDS encoding endo alpha-1,4 polygalactosaminidase, translated as MRTPVRHRPPVRRRATGSGFGVLVPLVLALFLTGTLAGCSAAQAQRPGHPADRTAHTPAAASPGRVRLPDAGASFDYQLGGPYRPPAGVRAVSRDRTARPATGLYSLCYVNAFQAQPGAASATWWRSHHPELLLREGHDPQGAPVVDEDWDEPLFDISTPAGRTALLGVVGGWIDGCAHAGFAAVEPDNLDSYQRSKGLLRRADAVAFAGLLARRAHRDGLAVAQKNTGELLGRRRDIGFDFAVVEECAHYDECAAFSSAYDRRVFDIEYDARSFAAGCRRWGRTLSITLRDRDVLPAGEPGHRDRRC; from the coding sequence ATGCGCACACCGGTCCGACACCGCCCGCCCGTCCGCCGCCGCGCGACCGGCTCCGGCTTCGGTGTCCTTGTCCCCCTGGTCCTCGCCCTGTTCCTGACCGGCACCCTCGCGGGCTGCTCGGCGGCGCAGGCGCAGCGCCCGGGCCACCCGGCGGACCGGACCGCCCACACGCCGGCCGCCGCATCCCCCGGCCGTGTCCGGCTCCCGGACGCCGGGGCATCGTTCGACTACCAGCTCGGCGGGCCCTACCGCCCGCCCGCCGGGGTACGCGCCGTCTCCCGCGACCGGACCGCGCGCCCCGCCACCGGGCTCTACTCGCTCTGCTATGTCAACGCCTTCCAGGCCCAGCCGGGCGCCGCGAGCGCCACCTGGTGGCGCTCGCACCATCCGGAGCTGCTGCTGCGGGAGGGCCACGATCCGCAGGGCGCGCCGGTCGTCGACGAGGACTGGGACGAGCCGCTGTTCGACATCTCCACCCCGGCCGGGCGCACCGCGCTGCTCGGCGTCGTCGGAGGGTGGATCGACGGCTGCGCACACGCCGGGTTCGCTGCCGTGGAACCCGACAACCTCGACTCGTACCAGCGCTCGAAGGGTCTGCTGCGCCGCGCCGACGCGGTCGCGTTCGCCGGGCTGCTGGCACGGCGCGCGCACCGCGACGGCCTGGCCGTCGCGCAGAAGAACACCGGCGAACTCCTCGGCCGGCGGCGGGACATCGGCTTCGACTTCGCCGTCGTGGAGGAGTGCGCGCACTACGACGAGTGCGCCGCGTTCTCGTCCGCGTACGACCGGCGCGTCTTCGACATCGAGTACGACGCCCGGAGCTTCGCCGCGGGCTGCCGGCGCTGGGGCCGGACTCTGTCGATCACGCTGCGGGACCGTGACGTGCTGCCGGCCGGCGAGCCCGGCCACCGCGACCGCCGCTGCTGA
- a CDS encoding SAM-dependent methyltransferase, producing MTQGTPKPRIDTSKPHPARVYDWLLGGKDNYLVDQAVGDKLPEDSKAAARQNRAFMQRAVAWAAREGFDQYLDIGTGIPTQPNLHQIVQRVNPGARIVYTDFDPIVLRHAEALLISSPEGTTDYIQADVRDPATIVEHARKILDFDRPVVLSLIALMHFIQDEEDPYGIVRTLVDALPSGSLLIFSHGTTDFHPAELVDTVKEAYKKGTIPLRFRTREETARFFTGLEPVEPGLVTAPEWYKDEPRPEEERSGIYAAVLRVP from the coding sequence ATGACCCAAGGCACACCCAAACCCCGGATCGACACCAGCAAGCCCCATCCGGCCCGGGTCTACGACTGGCTGTTGGGCGGCAAGGACAACTACCTCGTCGACCAGGCCGTCGGTGACAAGCTCCCCGAGGACTCCAAGGCCGCCGCCCGGCAGAACCGCGCGTTCATGCAGCGGGCCGTCGCCTGGGCCGCGCGCGAGGGCTTCGACCAGTACCTCGACATCGGTACGGGCATCCCCACGCAGCCGAATCTGCATCAGATCGTGCAGCGGGTGAACCCGGGCGCCCGGATCGTCTACACGGACTTCGACCCGATCGTGCTCCGGCACGCGGAGGCCCTGCTCATCTCGTCGCCCGAGGGCACGACCGACTACATCCAGGCGGACGTCCGCGACCCCGCCACGATCGTGGAGCACGCGAGGAAGATCCTCGACTTCGACCGGCCGGTCGTGCTGTCGCTGATCGCGCTGATGCACTTCATCCAGGACGAGGAGGACCCCTACGGGATCGTCCGCACCCTGGTGGACGCCCTGCCCTCCGGCAGCCTGCTGATCTTCTCCCACGGCACGACCGACTTCCACCCGGCCGAGCTGGTCGACACGGTGAAGGAGGCGTACAAGAAGGGCACCATCCCGCTGCGCTTCCGTACGCGTGAGGAGACGGCACGGTTCTTCACCGGCCTCGAACCGGTCGAGCCCGGCCTCGTCACCGCGCCGGAGTGGTACAAGGACGAGCCGCGCCCCGAGGAGGAGCGCAGCGGCATCTACGCGGCGGTCCTCCGCGTCCCGTAG
- a CDS encoding ArsR/SmtB family transcription factor → MTITPEDDPLQNLQAAGDLLRALSSPVRIGIVRELAGGGRRVHELVEALGVSQPLVSQHLRVLRASRIVTTRRQAREIEYSLLDEHVAHIVLDAIKHTRE, encoded by the coding sequence ATGACGATAACTCCGGAGGACGATCCGCTGCAGAACCTGCAAGCGGCCGGTGACCTGTTGCGCGCGCTGTCGTCCCCGGTGCGGATCGGCATAGTCAGGGAACTGGCGGGTGGCGGCAGGCGCGTCCATGAACTGGTGGAGGCGCTGGGCGTGAGCCAGCCCCTCGTCTCTCAGCACCTGCGCGTCCTGCGCGCGTCGAGGATCGTCACGACGCGCAGGCAGGCCCGCGAGATCGAGTACTCGCTGCTGGACGAACACGTCGCCCACATCGTGCTCGACGCGATCAAGCACACCCGCGAGTGA
- a CDS encoding metallopeptidase family protein codes for MLEMTREEFEELVSEALDRIPPELTRLMDNVAVFVEDEPPASDRELLGLYEGTPLTERGEWYAGVLPDRITIYRGPTLRFCDTREDVVAETEVTVVHEVAHHFGIDDERLHALGYG; via the coding sequence GTGCTGGAGATGACGCGCGAGGAGTTCGAGGAACTGGTCTCGGAGGCGCTCGACCGGATCCCGCCCGAGCTCACCCGGCTGATGGACAACGTGGCCGTCTTCGTGGAGGACGAGCCGCCCGCGTCCGACCGGGAACTGCTCGGGCTGTACGAGGGCACGCCGCTGACCGAGCGCGGCGAGTGGTACGCCGGTGTGCTGCCCGACCGGATCACGATCTACCGGGGGCCGACGCTCCGCTTCTGCGACACCCGCGAGGACGTGGTCGCGGAGACGGAGGTGACGGTGGTCCACGAGGTCGCCCACCACTTCGGCATCGACGACGAGCGGCTGCACGCCCTGGGGTACGGCTGA
- a CDS encoding ketopantoate reductase family protein has translation MRTLVVGAGATGGYFGAQLAAAGRDVTFLVRPGRAAALRESGLVVRSPRGDVRVARPRLVTAAGLRGAEQDGAGQDGAYDLVLLGVKAYGLDGAIDDMAPAVGEHTMILPMLNGMRHMEVLEKRFGAGALLGGVCYVATTLAPDGSIHQLKDMQRLMFGDRQDPDSERIHAVEAELGDAGFATRLLSDPVAAMWLKWVTLASLGAITCLMRGAIGDVVAAPGGEEFARGVVAECLAVAEASGSPLTEAQQAGVYASMTERGAPTTSSMYRDLRQGNRVEADQIVGDMVARGSGLGVRTPLLAVAYAHLGVYQASLPSAEPATRESSAG, from the coding sequence ATGCGCACACTCGTGGTGGGAGCCGGCGCGACCGGCGGCTATTTCGGGGCTCAACTGGCGGCCGCGGGGCGGGACGTGACGTTCCTCGTCCGGCCCGGCCGGGCGGCCGCGCTGCGGGAGAGCGGGCTGGTCGTCCGCAGTCCGCGCGGTGACGTCCGGGTGGCGCGGCCCCGGCTCGTGACGGCCGCCGGACTGCGCGGGGCGGAGCAGGACGGGGCGGGGCAGGACGGCGCCTACGATCTCGTGCTCCTCGGCGTCAAGGCGTACGGCCTCGACGGCGCGATCGACGACATGGCCCCCGCAGTCGGCGAGCACACCATGATCCTGCCGATGCTCAACGGCATGCGGCACATGGAGGTGCTGGAGAAGCGGTTCGGCGCCGGCGCGCTGCTCGGCGGGGTGTGTTACGTGGCGACCACGCTCGCGCCCGACGGGTCGATCCACCAGCTGAAGGACATGCAGCGGCTGATGTTCGGCGACCGGCAGGACCCGGACTCCGAGCGGATCCACGCCGTCGAGGCGGAACTGGGCGACGCCGGGTTCGCCACCCGGCTGCTGAGCGACCCGGTCGCCGCCATGTGGCTGAAGTGGGTGACACTGGCGAGCCTCGGTGCGATCACCTGCCTGATGCGCGGCGCGATCGGAGACGTCGTGGCGGCGCCGGGAGGCGAGGAGTTCGCCCGGGGCGTGGTGGCGGAGTGCCTGGCCGTGGCGGAGGCGTCCGGCAGCCCGCTGACCGAGGCTCAACAGGCGGGCGTCTACGCCTCGATGACGGAGCGGGGCGCCCCGACGACCTCGTCCATGTACCGCGACCTGCGGCAGGGCAACCGGGTGGAGGCCGACCAGATCGTGGGGGACATGGTGGCCCGGGGCAGCGGACTGGGCGTACGGACACCGCTGTTGGCGGTGGCGTACGCGCACCTGGGCGTGTATCAGGCCTCGTTGCCGTCGGCCGAGCCGGCGACCCGGGAGTCCTCCGCCGGTTAG
- a CDS encoding SDR family oxidoreductase, with translation MAGDDEGTGTGTHEDAASGAPVDGRGALCLVTGATGYIGGRLVPELLSAGYRVRCLARTPQKLRDYPWAGDVEVVKGDVSDEDSVGAAMDGVDVAYYLVHALGQGKRDFEETDRRAARAFGRRARQARVRRLVYLGGLTPGGVPVQELSPHLRSRAEVGHILLDSGSPTAVLRAAVIIGSGSASFEMLRYLTERLPVMVTPSWIHTRIQPIAVRDVLRYLVGAAELPADVSRAFDIGGPDIVTYRDMMRRYARVAGLPKRLVVSLPVLTPSLSSHWIGLVTPVPSGLARPLTESLRHEVVCADHDIARYVPDPPGHPYGLDRSIELALRRVQEARVDTRWSSASVPGAPSDPLPTDPDWAGGSLYTDEREAPVNATRASLWRVVEGIGGAHGWYSMSAAWAVRGLLDRFAGGVGLRRGRRDDEHLRVGDSLDFWRVEEIERGSLLRLRAEMRMPGLAWLEMRTEEDDAGRTVYRQRALFHPRGFLGQAYWWSVYPFHAFVFGGMVRNIAAAARTLDDTGRSPAAPATARAGRGFGWRRPQPRPGPGLPPA, from the coding sequence ATGGCGGGCGACGACGAGGGCACGGGGACCGGGACGCACGAGGACGCCGCGAGCGGCGCGCCCGTGGACGGGCGGGGCGCGCTCTGCCTGGTGACCGGCGCGACCGGCTACATCGGCGGCAGGCTCGTCCCCGAACTGCTGTCGGCGGGGTACCGGGTGCGCTGCCTCGCCCGGACGCCGCAGAAGCTGCGCGACTACCCGTGGGCGGGGGACGTCGAGGTCGTCAAGGGCGACGTGTCCGACGAGGACAGCGTCGGAGCCGCCATGGACGGCGTGGACGTCGCCTACTACCTGGTGCACGCGCTCGGGCAGGGCAAGCGCGACTTCGAGGAGACGGACCGGCGCGCCGCCCGCGCGTTCGGGCGGCGGGCCAGGCAGGCCCGCGTGCGCCGTCTGGTCTACCTGGGCGGCCTCACCCCCGGCGGGGTGCCCGTGCAGGAGCTCTCGCCGCACCTGCGCTCACGCGCCGAGGTCGGCCACATCCTGCTCGACTCCGGCTCACCGACGGCCGTGCTGCGGGCCGCCGTGATCATCGGATCGGGCTCGGCCTCGTTCGAGATGCTGCGGTACCTGACCGAGCGGCTGCCCGTGATGGTCACGCCCAGCTGGATCCACACGCGTATCCAGCCCATCGCCGTGCGGGACGTCCTGCGCTACCTCGTCGGCGCGGCCGAACTGCCCGCGGACGTGAGCCGGGCCTTCGACATCGGGGGCCCCGACATCGTCACGTACCGTGACATGATGCGGCGCTACGCGCGGGTGGCGGGCCTGCCGAAGCGGCTCGTGGTGTCCCTGCCCGTGCTCACGCCGAGTCTCTCCAGCCACTGGATCGGCCTGGTCACGCCGGTGCCCTCGGGGCTCGCACGGCCGCTGACGGAGTCGCTGCGGCACGAGGTGGTGTGCGCGGACCACGACATCGCCCGGTACGTGCCGGACCCGCCGGGTCACCCGTACGGACTGGACCGGTCGATCGAGCTGGCCCTGCGCCGCGTGCAGGAGGCGAGGGTGGACACGCGCTGGTCGTCCGCCTCGGTGCCGGGCGCGCCCAGCGACCCGCTACCGACCGACCCCGACTGGGCCGGCGGCAGCCTGTACACGGACGAGCGGGAGGCGCCCGTGAACGCCACGCGCGCCTCGCTGTGGCGGGTCGTCGAGGGCATCGGCGGTGCGCACGGCTGGTACTCGATGTCGGCGGCCTGGGCCGTACGGGGGCTGCTCGACCGCTTCGCCGGCGGTGTGGGCCTGCGGCGCGGGCGCAGGGACGACGAGCATCTGCGGGTCGGTGACTCGCTGGACTTCTGGCGGGTCGAGGAGATCGAACGGGGCAGTCTGCTGCGGCTGCGCGCCGAGATGCGGATGCCGGGGCTCGCGTGGCTGGAGATGCGTACCGAGGAGGACGACGCGGGACGAACGGTCTACCGCCAGCGCGCCCTGTTCCACCCGCGCGGCTTCCTGGGCCAGGCGTACTGGTGGAGCGTGTACCCCTTCCACGCGTTCGTCTTCGGCGGCATGGTCCGCAACATCGCGGCGGCGGCCCGCACCCTGGACGATACCGGCAGGTCGCCCGCGGCCCCGGCGACCGCCCGGGCGGGCAGGGGCTTCGGATGGCGTCGCCCGCAGCCGCGGCCGGGTCCGGGCCTGCCGCCGGCATGA